From the Chloroflexota bacterium genome, one window contains:
- a CDS encoding leucyl aminopeptidase: protein MEVKVITGDITSVEADAIVVNLFEGVEHPGGATSAVDKALDGAITKLIEQGEIKGKLTEISIIHSLGKIPARIVAVIGLGKQSELSLDKIRALAAEFCRSLRRLNCRRIATVVHGAGAGGSKTEASSQAITEGSLLGLYRFREHITKEPENQNVAELLIVERDATKLPALEQGCKKGRMIAEATNLARDLINEPANYMTPSDMAKVAKKLAKAYGLELTILDREQMEKEGMGSLLGVARGSLQPPKLIILSYRGNKTSSDTLGFVGKGITFDSGGISIKPSESMWEMKGDMAGAAAAMASVSAIAQLRPKVNVTAIIPATENLPGGNALKPGDILKAINGKTIEVVNTDAEGRLILADALGYAVKKKFSSLVDVATLTGACHVALGDVCSGIFGNSQELIDKVVKAGTEAGERLWQMPMYEEYKEQNKSDVADIKNSGGRWGGAITAAQFLAEFVGDTPWVHIDIAGTYMTDKERGYLVKGATGVGVRTLVNFALASAK from the coding sequence TTGGAAGTAAAGGTAATCACCGGCGATATCACAAGTGTTGAAGCTGATGCCATTGTGGTAAATCTTTTTGAAGGCGTAGAACATCCTGGGGGGGCAACAAGTGCTGTGGATAAGGCTCTGGATGGGGCTATCACTAAACTTATTGAGCAAGGTGAGATCAAGGGAAAACTTACTGAAATCAGCATTATCCACAGCCTCGGCAAGATTCCAGCGCGAATTGTGGCTGTTATTGGACTGGGCAAACAGTCCGAGTTGTCACTCGATAAGATTCGTGCTTTAGCTGCGGAATTCTGCCGCTCTTTAAGAAGACTAAATTGCCGACGAATAGCCACCGTCGTCCACGGTGCTGGCGCGGGTGGAAGCAAGACTGAGGCAAGCTCTCAAGCCATAACCGAGGGTAGTCTCCTCGGACTATACAGATTCCGCGAGCACATAACTAAAGAGCCTGAAAATCAAAATGTAGCAGAACTTCTAATTGTAGAAAGAGATGCGACCAAATTACCAGCCCTGGAACAGGGCTGCAAAAAGGGAAGGATGATTGCGGAAGCTACCAATTTGGCTCGAGATCTGATAAATGAGCCGGCCAATTACATGACACCGAGCGATATGGCAAAGGTGGCAAAAAAATTGGCGAAAGCCTATGGCCTTGAGTTAACTATATTAGACCGCGAACAGATGGAAAAAGAAGGAATGGGGTCACTTTTGGGAGTAGCTCGAGGAAGCCTCCAGCCGCCAAAGCTGATAATATTAAGTTACAGAGGTAATAAGACGTCCTCTGATACCTTGGGCTTTGTTGGTAAAGGTATAACCTTCGATTCTGGGGGTATATCTATCAAGCCATCCGAGAGTATGTGGGAGATGAAAGGCGATATGGCTGGAGCAGCTGCTGCTATGGCATCCGTTAGTGCCATCGCACAACTGAGGCCAAAGGTCAATGTCACTGCAATTATTCCAGCTACCGAAAACCTTCCGGGTGGTAATGCTCTAAAGCCGGGAGACATTTTGAAAGCCATAAACGGCAAGACTATAGAGGTGGTGAACACCGATGCTGAAGGAAGGCTAATTTTGGCCGATGCACTGGGCTATGCTGTGAAAAAAAAGTTTTCGTCTTTGGTCGATGTAGCCACGCTGACCGGCGCCTGCCATGTAGCCCTGGGAGATGTTTGTAGCGGAATATTCGGCAATTCCCAGGAGCTTATAGACAAGGTAGTTAAGGCCGGGACTGAAGCCGGAGAACGTCTGTGGCAAATGCCAATGTATGAAGAATACAAGGAGCAGAACAAAAGCGATGTAGCTGATATCAAAAATAGCGGCGGCCGATGGGGAGGCGCCATTACTGCAGCCCAATTTCTAGCTGAATTCGTCGGTGACACACCTTGGGTACATATCGATATTGCGGGTACTTACATGACCGATAAAGAACGGGGCTATTTGGTAAAAGGAGCCACGGGTGTCGGCGTGCGAACACTGGTCAATTTTGCACTGGCTTCGGCAAAATAG
- a CDS encoding enoyl-CoA hydratase/isomerase family protein — translation MGMYEYTLDEQVALLTMNENKFNINSVTEFLSVLNQIEKDTDAKALIVRSSDEKIWSNGLDLEWLLPLVQKGKRSVTDVFAAKLNELFKRILFYPMITVAAITGHAFAAGAVLACCFDFRFMRKDRGYLCFPGVNLGIPLLPSMTAMVKKAIPMDLVEDMLLTARRVTADECEARHIIRKACTMDELMGEAISFAKGLNKERPIVTKIKNVLHQDIMKVMEVDDPAASKSLHLGS, via the coding sequence ATGGGGATGTATGAATATACACTGGATGAACAGGTGGCTTTGCTTACCATGAATGAAAACAAATTTAATATAAATTCCGTTACCGAATTTCTATCAGTGCTGAACCAAATAGAAAAGGACACCGATGCTAAGGCACTGATAGTCAGGTCAAGCGACGAGAAGATATGGTCCAACGGTCTAGACCTTGAATGGCTATTGCCGCTTGTTCAGAAAGGCAAGAGAAGTGTCACCGATGTTTTCGCTGCTAAACTGAACGAACTCTTTAAAAGGATTCTTTTCTATCCTATGATTACTGTTGCTGCGATTACAGGCCACGCCTTTGCCGCTGGGGCTGTACTGGCATGTTGTTTCGATTTCCGCTTTATGAGGAAAGATCGCGGATACCTTTGCTTTCCCGGGGTCAACCTGGGCATACCATTACTCCCTAGCATGACCGCCATGGTCAAAAAAGCTATACCGATGGATTTGGTGGAAGATATGCTACTCACTGCAAGGAGAGTTACTGCTGACGAGTGCGAAGCGCGTCACATCATAAGGAAAGCCTGCACTATGGATGAACTGATGGGTGAAGCGATATCCTTTGCCAAGGGACTGAATAAGGAAAGACCGATAGTTACTAAAATAAAGAATGTGCTGCACCAGGATATAATGAAAGTCATGGAGGTTGATGACCCGGCTGCCTCAAAATCATTACACCTTGGGTCGTGA
- a CDS encoding isocitrate lyase/PEP mutase family protein, whose translation MTKNRIHPLIEKGEIFFTAGVYDTLSAKLAERAGFKAVVVSGYAVAASLIGEPDIGLLTQTEILDVSRQIINAVNIPVIVDGDTGYGGALNVIRMVKELTGMGASGVIFEDQTWPKRCGHMRGKSVVEAEEHLQKVKSAVEARGNKHIMIIARTDSLATHGVEEAIRRGNLYKEAGADLIFVDAPNSKEELRHIASGIKAPLVVNMIEGGRTPLLPLEELKELGFVSVGYPLTGIYSAARAIAEAFAHLLKEGNSLAILDKMMQFDEFSSVVGLEEKYGLDEKYGV comes from the coding sequence GTGACAAAGAATAGGATTCATCCGTTGATTGAGAAGGGCGAGATTTTTTTTACCGCGGGAGTGTACGACACGCTCAGCGCGAAGCTCGCAGAGAGGGCGGGATTTAAGGCTGTTGTTGTGTCCGGCTATGCAGTAGCGGCATCGCTTATCGGCGAGCCTGATATAGGTCTTCTAACTCAGACAGAGATTCTGGATGTTTCGAGGCAGATTATCAATGCGGTTAATATCCCTGTTATTGTCGATGGTGACACTGGCTACGGAGGAGCGCTTAATGTGATACGGATGGTCAAAGAACTAACAGGAATGGGGGCTTCTGGGGTAATCTTTGAGGATCAGACATGGCCGAAGCGTTGCGGCCACATGCGTGGCAAATCTGTGGTAGAGGCAGAAGAGCATCTCCAGAAGGTAAAATCAGCAGTGGAAGCAAGAGGCAACAAGCATATTATGATAATTGCGAGAACTGATTCCCTTGCCACGCACGGTGTTGAGGAAGCCATCAGACGGGGAAATCTATATAAAGAAGCCGGCGCTGATTTGATCTTTGTCGATGCTCCGAATAGCAAAGAGGAACTGAGACACATAGCATCTGGTATCAAAGCTCCACTAGTGGTCAACATGATCGAAGGTGGGAGAACGCCGCTTCTGCCGCTTGAGGAGCTTAAAGAACTTGGGTTTGTCAGCGTGGGCTATCCATTAACCGGCATATACAGCGCAGCAAGGGCAATAGCCGAAGCTTTTGCCCACTTGCTCAAAGAAGGAAACAGCCTCGCTATACTGGACAAGATGATGCAGTTTGACGAGTTTTCATCAGTAGTAGGACTTGAGGAAAAATACGGGCTGGATGAGAAGTACGGAGTTTGA
- a CDS encoding isoprenylcysteine carboxylmethyltransferase family protein produces MSLVPAFEIDVWNAWIFMSSFILQMLAVLLLGRGVWARSSLPSGIKRSKLEKFAPFIGNSVWFLATIYSIFLPLRLGTFWFYIGLPIFLVGLVILTVATANFTTAPTEKPATKGVYYFSRHPLYLSMIVIYIGTGVASASWVFILLGIANIFWIRTEAVIEERYCLERYNKDYPEYMNRTPRWIGIPKSG; encoded by the coding sequence ATGTCGCTTGTACCGGCTTTTGAAATAGACGTCTGGAACGCCTGGATTTTCATGAGCAGCTTCATCCTGCAAATGCTGGCGGTCCTGCTACTGGGCAGGGGGGTGTGGGCCAGAAGCTCGCTTCCCTCTGGTATTAAGCGGAGCAAGCTGGAAAAATTTGCACCCTTTATCGGCAACTCAGTCTGGTTTCTGGCTACAATTTACTCTATCTTTCTCCCCCTCCGGCTGGGGACGTTCTGGTTCTACATCGGCCTACCTATTTTTCTGGTGGGGCTGGTGATACTGACGGTAGCCACCGCCAACTTTACCACTGCCCCCACTGAAAAACCGGCCACCAAAGGAGTGTACTATTTTTCACGACATCCGCTTTACCTATCAATGATTGTAATCTACATCGGCACCGGTGTCGCCAGCGCTTCCTGGGTATTCATCTTGCTGGGCATAGCCAACATCTTTTGGATACGAACCGAGGCAGTCATCGAGGAAAGGTATTGCCTCGAGAGGTATAACAAAGACTACCCAGAATACATGAATAGGACGCCAAGATGGATAGGAATTCCAAAATCGGGCTAG
- a CDS encoding class I SAM-dependent methyltransferase: MNSTTYDSIGRNYNQNRTADHRVLAVIKELLELPLGSAIADVGAGTGNYSNALADLGYKLEAVEPSGKMRRQAIPNPRVHWLSGSAEAIPLKNNSVDGIIIILALHHFPDIPRAAREMYRICPNGPIVIFTMDPRKSEQFWFDDYFPEIAQHVFKVFPPIDEVAGIISGTGKWQTLIKKFPLPPDLADRNMCSAWAKPEMYFDAQMRQNTSGFALASPAAVERGLKRLQHDLQSGQWDSKYGHLRRRKYFDAGFRFLRFTEPRSGKEN; the protein is encoded by the coding sequence GTGAACTCGACTACTTACGACTCAATCGGTAGAAACTATAACCAAAACCGGACTGCTGATCATCGCGTTCTAGCGGTCATCAAAGAGTTGCTTGAGCTTCCATTAGGCTCAGCAATCGCCGATGTCGGTGCAGGGACGGGAAACTACAGCAATGCCCTCGCAGACCTTGGCTACAAACTCGAAGCTGTCGAACCATCGGGGAAAATGCGTAGGCAAGCAATTCCCAACCCGCGAGTACACTGGCTGTCCGGTTCAGCGGAAGCAATCCCACTTAAGAACAATTCAGTAGATGGAATTATCATAATCCTGGCTCTTCATCATTTCCCCGATATTCCACGTGCCGCAAGGGAAATGTATCGCATTTGCCCTAACGGGCCTATTGTGATATTTACCATGGACCCTCGAAAAAGCGAGCAATTCTGGTTTGATGATTACTTTCCAGAAATTGCCCAGCATGTTTTTAAGGTGTTCCCACCAATCGATGAAGTCGCTGGTATTATTTCTGGGACCGGTAAATGGCAAACACTAATCAAGAAGTTCCCTCTACCACCGGATTTGGCCGACAGGAATATGTGTTCAGCGTGGGCAAAGCCGGAAATGTATTTTGATGCTCAAATGAGGCAGAACACATCAGGTTTTGCCTTGGCCTCTCCCGCCGCCGTCGAACGCGGATTGAAACGACTTCAACACGACTTACAATCTGGACAATGGGACAGCAAGTACGGTCATTTAAGACGTCGAAAGTACTTCGACGCAGGCTTCAGATTCCTCAGATTCACAGAGCCAAGAAGCGGAAAGGAAAATTAG
- the rnc gene encoding ribonuclease III, with the protein MFDWQALQQDIGMTFRDTSLLQQAFVHSSYINENPGFHLPDNERLEFLGDALLSFIVAEKLYHEFPHFGEGELTEIRILLIRQETLAQLALTLNLGDYLHLGKGEEATGGRERQTNLADAFEALIGAIFLDQGLDTARDFVVGKLGSHLERVRAEGIGRNYKALLQEFTQAKFKQLPTYRIVEASGPDHDKGFIVEVVLGDRVLAAGSGKSKRAAEMEAARLAWGQLATD; encoded by the coding sequence TTGTTTGATTGGCAGGCTCTGCAACAGGATATCGGGATGACCTTTCGGGATACATCTCTACTTCAACAGGCTTTTGTCCATTCCTCTTATATCAATGAAAATCCAGGTTTTCATCTCCCCGACAACGAGCGCCTTGAGTTCCTCGGCGATGCTCTATTGAGCTTCATTGTTGCGGAGAAGCTATATCACGAGTTTCCACATTTTGGCGAAGGTGAACTGACTGAAATACGCATTTTGTTGATTCGGCAGGAGACTTTGGCTCAGCTTGCTTTAACGCTTAACCTTGGTGATTACCTCCATCTAGGAAAAGGGGAAGAAGCAACAGGTGGGCGAGAAAGGCAAACCAACCTCGCCGATGCCTTTGAAGCCTTGATTGGCGCTATATTTCTCGACCAGGGGCTGGATACTGCTAGGGATTTCGTTGTGGGTAAGCTTGGTAGTCATCTTGAACGGGTAAGGGCCGAGGGAATAGGTCGAAACTACAAAGCTCTGTTACAGGAGTTCACGCAAGCTAAATTTAAGCAGCTTCCGACTTATCGAATTGTGGAGGCTTCGGGCCCAGACCATGATAAAGGCTTCATTGTTGAGGTGGTGCTTGGGGATAGAGTGTTGGCGGCAGGCTCAGGGAAAAGCAAAAGAGCTGCTGAGATGGAAGCTGCGCGTCTAGCCTGGGGGCAATTAGCGACTGACTGA
- a CDS encoding MBL fold metallo-hydrolase — MSTYILVFESSTRRCTVKVKWLGHASFLISSETGLKIITDPYPQGSGLSYAPVSETADIVTMSHDHFDHNNISSVPGKPEVITGSGVKNVKGIQFKNIASHHDESQGKERGGNTIFCFSVDGIKLCHLGDLGHRLSKEQIDEIGDVDILFIPIGGVFTIDAKMASTVSDDLKSKVVIPMHCKTPKCDWPLNTIEDFLADKKNVKKLNSSEIEFKVGELPEATEIIVLQPAL, encoded by the coding sequence ATATCTACCTACATATTGGTTTTTGAATCAAGTACAAGGAGGTGTACTGTGAAGGTAAAATGGCTTGGACATGCTTCTTTCCTGATTAGCTCTGAGACTGGCCTCAAGATTATTACCGACCCTTATCCTCAAGGTAGTGGACTCAGTTATGCTCCGGTCAGCGAAACTGCCGACATTGTTACAATGAGTCATGACCACTTTGACCACAACAACATCTCATCGGTGCCAGGCAAACCCGAAGTCATCACAGGGAGCGGAGTAAAGAATGTCAAAGGAATTCAATTCAAGAATATCGCTAGCCACCACGACGAATCCCAAGGAAAAGAACGTGGGGGCAACACGATATTCTGCTTTTCCGTGGATGGGATAAAACTCTGCCATCTAGGTGACCTAGGACATAGACTCAGCAAGGAACAAATCGATGAGATCGGTGATGTAGACATATTGTTCATCCCAATTGGCGGTGTTTTCACCATTGATGCCAAGATGGCAAGCACAGTGAGTGATGACCTGAAGTCCAAGGTCGTCATACCCATGCACTGCAAGACACCTAAATGTGACTGGCCGCTAAACACAATTGAGGACTTTCTGGCTGATAAGAAAAACGTAAAGAAGCTTAATTCCAGCGAGATAGAATTTAAGGTAGGCGAGCTGCCAGAGGCGACTGAAATTATAGTATTGCAGCCGGCACTATAA